From one Chitinispirillum alkaliphilum genomic stretch:
- a CDS encoding Integrase/recombinase, protein MAPYKRLKEPKHHPDIISREEIRSVIETEQNLKYKAIISTIYSSGIRLEECVNLDVSDIDSKRMVIHVRHGKGGKDRITILSPQTLKILRKYWLKFKPRTCLFEGNVRGKRIGRRTVEEIVAVAGFKTGLRRRLKAHSLRHSFATHLLEDGVPIQVIQRLLGHSRLDTTNIYTHVSSDMLTGVKSPLDTPSPQSVRTETGTAKPKKRGRPKGSTAAKKKAAAVKKSAKVKKPSTKSSAKRAAPKGRKGGCR, encoded by the coding sequence ATGGCCCCCTATAAACGCCTTAAAGAACCAAAGCATCATCCCGATATCATTAGCCGAGAAGAGATAAGGTCTGTTATCGAAACAGAGCAGAACCTTAAATACAAGGCCATTATCTCAACGATTTACTCAAGCGGCATAAGACTTGAGGAGTGTGTCAATCTCGATGTTTCTGATATCGATTCAAAACGCATGGTTATTCACGTGCGTCACGGCAAGGGTGGAAAGGACCGGATCACCATTCTTTCTCCTCAAACTCTGAAGATTCTTCGCAAGTACTGGCTGAAATTCAAACCCCGCACCTGCCTTTTCGAAGGCAATGTCAGAGGTAAACGCATCGGACGCCGTACTGTTGAAGAGATCGTTGCGGTGGCAGGCTTTAAAACAGGTCTGCGCCGTAGGCTCAAAGCACACTCTCTTCGACACAGCTTTGCCACTCATCTTCTTGAAGACGGTGTTCCCATTCAGGTGATTCAGCGTCTGCTGGGACATTCAAGACTTGACACCACAAACATTTACACTCACGTAAGCAGTGATATGCTCACTGGTGTTAAAAGCCCGCTTGACACCCCGTCCCCTCAATCGGTCAGAACAGAAACGGGTACAGCTAAACCTAAAAAGAGAGGACGTCCCAAAGGGAGCACTGCTGCAAAAAAGAAAGCCGCTGCAGTGAAAAAGTCTGCCAAAGTGAAGAAACCTTCCACAAAAAGTTCCGCAAAACGTGCTGCCCCCAAAGGCCGAAAAGGGGGGTGCAGATGA